CATGCAAAACATGAGTGACTGCAATACACAAGTTGATAAATCTGCTATCAGACAAATGTTCGATGAGCTGGATGAAAGAAATTGAGAAGAAAGTGCATTTCCCATCTAATCTAATCACACTTCACCCATATTCATCAAAGTCATGTTAAGATGAACAAACATGGTGATCAATCCGGATAACTCACTTGTCCTTTATCCTTGAAAACCGCTTCCTTCCTGAAATGTTCGCTTAGAAGTTAAGAGAGTACGCGTCATCCATCGAGCCTGCGCTAAATACACTAATCAGGTCATCGTGTGATATATAAAGCCAGCAAAATGTGGAAACTGTGTCATGtttatttgtggaatattttgATTGTATAATGGTACCATAAACCTGAAAAGTTTGTTGACCCCCCCactttgtggtttaaaaaaaaaaaaaagccaaatataTTTAGTTACTTTGATAGGTTTCTCCATGTCGCCTGCACAGAGCGATTGCACGGGAATTCGGAAGGGCCTCCATGTAGGATTCAAGTTGTTCTTCACCACCTAAGGGCGgaacaaatggaaaacatcATTGCCTCATACAAGATCaaagacattttaaatgttaagaCAATCAAGAGACGTCAGTTGATATGTGTCtcgctagaaaaaaaaaaggaaaaaaaaaggaagtattGCGTCCATTAACGCCATTTATTGCACACTTTTCAAAGCACGCATTACATAGCAGTGTCACTCCTACCTCTGTTCTGTGAGCCAGTTGCCATCCAGTTTCTGTCTGCTTGTAGAATTCCAGATACGGGTCAGACTTGCCAAAGAAATCCTGCCAAttataaaaagaagaagcacttttaaattcaaaacacgataatattttcacattcatcTCTGATCTCCTTAGTACCTTGTTGTCCAGTTTTCTTGCCTCCACCTCAAAATTTGCCACCCTGTTATCTTTGATTTCTTCTGCGCAGATCTACACAACAGGAAGGGTAAAGAATTGTGCGGTGAAGTCTACAATGAAGCGGGCTTTCGATTACTCACTGTGATGGTCCCTTTTCCAGCTGGTGACTTGTTCTTCAAGACCAGCGGTCTGGTCAGTTTTCTACTGGACACAACCTGATTGAttgttttgtaataaaaaaaaaaaaaaaaaaaaaaagaaaaagaaaaaaaaacacatgacacAAGATTATCTAATTCTGCCAGAAAacaatcatcaaaaaaaaaaaaaaacagaacgtgATTTATGTATGCCAAGTCAGGGAAACCTTACCTGGCCCAAGGTACACTCCAGTTCTCCTAAGAAGTCGTCATCGCTCAGGTCAATGGTCTTATTGTCAATGTCATAAATCCCAAATTTCAATTTCTGCACCATCTCAAAGTAGTAGTCGATGACAAACTTTTTGGCAAACTTTGGGCAGAGGCAATTCTGGACTTTTTCTGTGCGTTCCACCTGTAGAGAAATTAAGTTGTTAAATTAAGACCAAGTTGTACTTAGCTGTTTTTAATTTGCATTCCGTTGATGAGCTTTCTGATGGTGAACAAaacacagaaataaaaaaaaaataaaaaaaaatacgttctCATTACTGTTTAGTAAAGCCAGTATTTCCATCTGTAGGTTAATGATTACTAGTGCTCTGAGACAACCTTGAGTTacattgctcaacataaattagcACACCAGCTGCTTTGTAACCATTTCTCAGTGAGCACAAGCAATTTAGCTTCGCTCCACTTTATTGGTGTAAACtcatttgtaaaagaaaaataataatgtgtgcACATTGACATATCTTATTCGAAATCAGTGGCGCACATTTGTAAGGGTATTTCGTagtcagagggaaaaaaactggCTTTCAAGTCTGGTTTTGTAGCTGCAGACGGTCGTTCCTTACCCATCTCTCCATTTATCCATCTAGTAGCTATTGATTTTCTGTTGGGATGTACTCATTTATGTTTATCACTGCGTGTAAAGCCCACTTTCCCAATTTACAAATTGTACACTATCTGCAGAGTATAAATATGCATCTAGTAACTAACTATTCCAACTCAATGTTTCTTGCTAGTCTTGAACCACCATCAGCTTTGGACTGAGCTCGTTTGCTACACAGATTTAATGAATGCAGATTCTCTATACTAACCTCATACCACTGGGAATTCGAGTTCATTAACAGCACGCACAGAGGGTCTGATTTGGATCCAATGTCTTTGTCCAGGAGATTATCACAGGAAACTGTCAGTTCCACTTTGGTCACACACTGGGCAGCCATGTCTGACAATTAGCAAGATGGGATTGAGCAGATACACAAGAGTCTTAACATTTAAATTGGAGCAACGTAACATGTGTAGGAAAAAAATACCCAAACGCATACTtatttgcacacacaaaaaaatgtgaacattgTGTGTAATAAACGAATAACTAGAGAATGCTAAGAGTATTTTTTAAGGTCCAGCTACTAAACAAGACTGGTGGGCGTTTATATGACACATGAGCGAGAAGTATGTTTATTTGGCGGAAATTCGACTGACTGGAGTAAATGACTCGCTGTAGTTTCAACACCGTAGTCTTCAGGTTACATAACATACTTGCTTTTTGCTTCCGCGGTTAAAACGAAACAATTCTGCTTCGGTTACATTTAGTAAACATGTTACTGTGCCTTATAAATGCTAATTTAAAACGTTCCATAACGACCACTTTGCGCTAACAACAGAGCGGTAAACTAAGCTAGCTACTAAAGAAACTGACGAATAACAACAAACGTAGCTTTGGCGATAATTCAATATTCGACTTACCGTTAGAATTTAGAAAAGTGACACGCGTCGCCAAAATTCAATGAAGGATGTTGAGTTTTTTTATTAGGCGTGGTTAGTGGCTACAACACTCTTTGAAGCTTTTCAAGTCGCCTTGTCAACTACCTCATTTGTGGAGCATGGTGACTACGCCTACCAACAGTATGACCACGCCCCTTTGGTGTTAAAAAGGGAGGGGGTGGTaagatattattgttattattattattattaatattaattattgttattattattattattattattaatcataaaataataatgtgtatTGCATTTTTATCACTAAACAAATATTGTTGTAATGGAAGTTCACAACGGTAAACACGGTAAAGCGTTCGACTGTATTTCCTCTTTTTGTTGATAGAGGGCGCTAGCTGAAAACGTACTTTACATAGAATGCTACTTGCAAAGTTTGACAAAATTGACACCTCATAtttcatggggaaaaaaacaaacgcctgtTAATTTATTGTAATCCAGTTCCGTATTGGTGGCTTCAAAAACGCATCATAGTTTAGTATGTTGTTccaattagtttttgtttaatgcCATACAGTTTTCAATTATATATGATTGGACAGACACAAAATCAATGTTAATATAAATACAGTTCTCTGATATACGCAATGAATgttacaaaataattaaaaccgaACACAATTACAATGTGTTCAATGCATGTTGTAGGAACAATCACAAAGAACTCTTTGTCTCTGGAAGCTAAACATTATGAGAAATGCCAAAGCAGAAATGTACTATTACTTCAGTACATCACGGTGCATAAACAATTCTTACAATGTTCAGTAGTCCTGCTGTGTAAATAGCATGTTAGCGTCAAAACTGTTGCTCAAGGCACGGTCAGAAAATCAATTTAAACAGCAAGAACAAACATTTATGAACAACTTCAAACAACttgtatgatattgaaatgaggCACATTTGAATCATTACTCCAATCACGTATTATTGGAATCTTAAATTCAGATTGAATTGTTTCGACATAGAGAGATGATTGACTGCGGCATCAGTGCAAACTGACTGTGTAGTTTTTAGTAATATCAACAAAAGATGAATAATCCAGAACGCCCTCTCATTTACACAATGCTGCGGTCGGCCTGATTTGAAACCTGCCAAAcaatcatgtgacatttgtctAGGGGAGGAAATTAAAATTATTGGTGATAGTTATCAGAGCAGAAATACAAAGTtgtttagacgttttgttgccTTTGTACACTCAAGGACAGAGGAACTTGTTACAAATAcgccatgttttcttttttcaacatgTTCAGGTTTCCAGTAAAGATAATATTGTTAGTACACaatttcaacttaaaaaaaaataaaaaattctcccTATGCTTCTGCATGacgtgtaaataaaaaaaaaataaaaaaaaaggttgctaaTATAGTAAAACACAAGTACCCATACTTAACAAAATATTGGAGGTAGATATTTTGAAGTGGGTCTGTAAACATTTCTATATAGGCACGAGGCTATTACGACCAATTGTTCATCATGAAAATCACTTAATTGGCACttaatatatttctttttaaataaaaataaaatagtggttTAGCAGAGCAGGGTAATTCATTAGTGGCATCTTTCAGCTCCAACACTTATGTTCACTTCCAATTCTAAGAAGGACTGGGGTCAGCGGGGGGCTTCAGGTCAAACAAGTTGAAAAAAGAGGCCACTTGGTCAGGTAACTCAGCCAACACGCTTTGGGCGAGGGCGGCGGGTCCTGCCTGAAATGGACGAATCAAACGTTTGCAGTCTTACCGATAGAGATGATGAATGGCACGCAAGTTTAAATACCTTTTGGAACTGCCTGAATGGCACAAACTGGACAATATCTCTCATGGCAACCTCGCCTGTCGGGGAGCGCAACAGTCCGTCATCTCCATCCAAGAACTCCATGGCGCCGAAGTCTGCCTTGCCCACCCCGACGATGATAATGGACATGGGCAGACTCGAGGCTTTGACGACGGCGTCGCGAGTCTGATCCATGTCCGTGATCACTCCGTCGGTGATGATGAGCAGCACAAAGTATTGCTGTGAAACAAAACGGTCAAATGTGATTCAGAATTCTCACGATTAGTATTGGCTACCAAATGCCAAATTCGACATGATTTTGACACTCACGGAGGCAACATGCTGCTGTAAGGCCTGGCGGGCAAAATGGGCAACATGGTTGATGACCGGGGAGAAGTTTGTCGGACCGTAGAGCTTCACCTGCGGCAAACACTGCTGGTAGGCCTGCACAACGCCTGCAATGCCTTCAAAACACATCAAAATAAAGACCACTGGTTCAAATGCTGCAAGGAATTTGGTTCACACAGTGtgatttctatattattatcatcaatTCATACTATGTcgagtaaaaaacaacaacaaagtggccggacgaatatgtgcaatatacagaacgtatggtgttccacagggttcaattctggggcccctgctgttttcattgtaagtGCTGATGGTGGGTTCCATGTCAAGAAAacactttttaactttttagaAGTTGTGGAGAAGAAGTTGTGTGCCTTCAGACACCTCCTAGATACAAACTCACTTTGATGTATTACCGTGCGCTGGACTGGGAAGCCAACATTGCAGTAGATTGTGGTTTGCACACACCTTTCATTTCCTTACGCTTACCAACACGTGACAACACACAATGCATGTTTGAACGGCTAATTTGTTTCCAGGTGGCAGGGATCCAATAATTACATCATATGTGTTCtaagttgtaatattattaGCTTTAGATTTTCATTACCTTCACAAAATGGATTTGAAGGGTTGAAGTTGACAGCAAACTCATGGCTGACCTGCAAAAAACAATTCAATTCATCTGTGCTCTAATCCACTGTGATATCTCAACatccataaataaattaaaaaaaataatcacctgCCACGTAGGAGGGATCTGAGCTCCGAACCCCAACACAGGGAACATTTTatcgctgcaaaaaaaaaaaataataataataatacaacggATTAGATTACTGAATTTCCAATATTATAAATGGCTTGATTACTATGATGGGCCCATCTCAAACTGCGTTTACATTTGTACATTACCTGTCATAGTCTTGGATGACGTTACCCACTGCCATGATAGCCGAAAGGTATTCATTATAGCCATGAGGGTGGATGTAATGAAGGGACTGTGGAGAGTTGGGATCCCCATTGGAGCCTGTGAAGTCGATGGCGATCTGGTCCGAGTAGATCAATAAAGATGATTAGAAATAAACGACAGGATATTGAAAACGTGTTGTAACGAGAAGATGTAAATCGGAACTCACAGTGAAGTTAATCTGACAGCCGCCAAAAATGTAATCAAGGAACGTATACTCCTTCACGATCTGCATATGAATGTGACAATTTTAGTCAGCCGTAAATATAAATACGCACTAAATggagatcaggaaaaaaaaaaaaacattgagtaCCTTGCATTGTTTGATAACTATAATACCGGAGTTTTTGTAACTTTTCttattctgcttcttcttccgaTTGATGCATTCAAACTCAGCCTGAGGATGGGTAACAAATATAAAAGTCAAGTTCAATTCCAGAATTTAAACACGTTAGAGTTCAAAGCTCACCGCGTAAGTTTGCGTTGCCTGCTGTATTTGGCTCAGCGTGGTCTGAAAGGATCCAATGATATTATGTGAACCGCTGCTCCTGTAGTCGTAACAATCCACCTGGAAAAATCATGTGAGACAGGAAGAGGCAAATCAAGTCGCCGATTCCCAATAtggcaaaaaacacacaaaagtaaGTAGTCTACATATTACCAATTGAAGTAGATGAGACAAAAGGATGATGCATGCGCTGTTTTAACATACATGCAGCTGcactatgttaaaaaaatgacgaaCAGCAAGAAGGCTCAAGTTAAACTAACCCCTTAAAAGCGGCTCAGAAGAGGCCTGACAGTTGATTTTCACCTCATCCCGCAAATTTCCTTCACAACATTATGTTATTTAAAAACCTGAAATCCTGTGACGTCGATGTGTTTCGGACTTTTGCATGTCCCACAACAGACAATGGATCCTAAGACCACACATGGCGGGTACAGTAAAACTCACTTGCAATTTGGCTGGAAATCACCTCTTCCTGACAAGTGTGCTTAAACAGGGTTAGAGGGCGACAgtgaacacaaaacacaaatataaactGATGCTACAGTATTTCTGCTTATGGCTGAGATGGTCAAACCCTCAGAAATGTAGCTGAAGCAATCATTAAGTACGTAgacttcattttctttttattgcatTAGTTTAAAGAATAATATACATAATTAATAATGTCTCTGACAGTGCCAAAAATAGATTATAAATATATGAGATTTATTAATACCTTTATAGATTTCTCCACATCACCTCCACAGAGTGCCTGAATTGGGATTTGAGAAGGTCTCCATGCTGGGTTCTGGGTGTATTTGACCACCTGCACAACCACACAAAAACtcaaaaagttacaaaaaaaataaaaaaataaaaaacacattcGAACTAGTAAAGCAACATGTACCTCTGTCCTGTGAGCTAACTGCCATCCTGTTTCTGTCTCCTTGTAGAATTCCAAAAACGGGTCCGCCTTGCCAAAAAAACTCTGAAATTTTGAAGCAAACACATCGAGGTTGGTTCAAAGTATATCCATAAACATTTGTGTGAATattctcaaacaaaaaaaagttgataccATCTTGTCCAGTTGTCGACCTGCGATTTCAAATCGCACCACTCTGTTGTCCGTTCTTTCTTCTGCGTGGATCTATCAAATATCAAAAATCATAGTGctgattttaatatttaaaaaacaaacatgaggtCTCAGAATTTGAATAATCACAGTAATGGTTCCAGCTCCTGCAGGCCTCTTGTCCTTCATGACAAGTGGTTTCATTAGATTCCTCGAAGACACCACctggacaggaaaaaaaaaatgttagttttcGGTGTATGTAgtgtcttaactcattcactgccatcgacggaaaaagacgtcaatgtcaatttgttttgctggactggcagtgaacgTGTTAattgaaagaaataaaataaaataacttgtaaATCAACGAGCGTTTTACCTGTCCCAATGTGCACTCCAGTTCCCCCAAGAAGTCCGCGTCCCGCAGACTGCAGCCGACATTGTCGTCAATGTCGAACATCTCAAACTTCAACTTCTGCACCGTCTCAAAGTGGTAGTCAATGACAAATCCTTTGGAAAATTTAGGATTGAGGCAGTTCATGATTCTCTCTGTACGTCCaatctgaaataaaaacatcacaaaatcacaaaaatcagTGAGCATAAATAGTACAATAACTACTGACCTCCACCCAGCTGCTTCCAGATGTGTTCATGTAAAACACACACTGTGGGTCAGACTTTGAGAGGACATCCATGTCCATCAAATTCTCACAGGAGATGCTCAGGGCCACTCTGGTCACACAGTCGGGGACCCCCGGACGGGGGGTTCCAACTCCGGCCATCCCGACTGAAGGATTCACATAAACAAGACACAAACATTGATAAGAACAACACaataaaatgagttaaaaaaaaaaaaaaaaaagtgctcattgGTGTAGCATGGTGCTATTTTAGCAAGAGTATGAATTATGTCTGCTTAATTTTTGCATACATCAAAAGCCATAGACACTACCTACAGACCGGTTTGGGCTAGAATGTTAATTTTGGTAAATTGTAAATACCTGGAGTACTGCATGTACTATTGAcgaaatgagttaatgtttcaTGTCATGCTACTTTTGTAGCCTGCGGCAGGTAACACAATTAACCGCATTCAAGATGGTAAAGATAGAGCCAATAGTTCTTATGACACGACCGTTATTGGGCTGAGCTCAGAAGTCCAACTCCGTGTGTCAAACCTCAAGCAGAAGCAATTTTCAACTCAGCTCTGGGTGAAAACAACGGTTAAGTAAGGGGGGAAAAAGCACATTTGAAGTGAAACCAATCTCGACAGCCGCGCTTATAGCAACACGGTACGGTAATACCAAGATTGTACTCTTTCGGCAAACAAATATATACTTTATTGAATATTATTGTTTTCGTTTGTAACTCACGTCGTAGTGCAGCGTAGCGACGATAAAACTCGTATGGTTGTGGGCGGTGCCCCGTACGCTCGTTTTTACTTCCAGGGTCACCCGTTTGACTCCACATAGGAAAAATCCACgagaaaattgtttaaaagtaaTAAAGTTGCCGTCTCTTATATTTTATTACCAGAGGTGAGAGTTCGTCACGTaactatggaagcccattcccgaAAGcgtgagggggggaaaaaaaacaaaaacaaaaaacacgccaGAAGCTAATTTCCTAAgaaatgtgtttatatatatgaatttaaaaaaaattactgtcaGAAGCCCTTTTTTGCCCTATGTGACAGTACCCCAtcgtgcagctttttttttttttctccctgtcagACATATAGGCTATACCATAAATCAAGTCATAACAGCCCACTCCTGACTAACagtaaaatatttgtaaaatccTAATATTGACCAAtcccatttattttaaaatgaatttattattattattattttttatttttttttattggaataCTGACAACAAACAAACGTTATTTTGAAACCACCATCCAGTGGATATCAGAACCTGTAAAGGTGAACTGAGCTTTGTCATCCAACAGAAGTTAATATGAGAGTCAACATCAACACAACTGTCCATCATCTATTGCTtgctcttgcttttttttttttttttttttgggcatgaTAAAAAGAGCAATTCCCCATCTTGAAACTATTGGTTGTCAGGAGGAAGTATCACAAAAACTTATTTGtacaagggtgtgtagactttctgTATATATTGTAATTGTAGTTTATTAATCCCACTCGTCATTTCTTCCTCCATGTTTAGAAATCTGTCAATTGAACTCTATAAATGTTTGAGTATAGAGCCTTTAAAAATGagacaattttaattttaatgagcACGTGACAAATTTTCATAATTTCTATATTTTGACTCACCTTtcatggaattatttttgaatcattttaatgtaaaatgtagACTGTAGATGTACCGTGTTAATGTGTTGTAGCGAGGGTGATGCCACACGCTTCATTTCCCAGCCTGCTTTGCAGTGCTCCTTGTTGCTCTTTACTTTATCTGAGCTGCCTGTGATGTTTTTGTTGATACATCTGTGTGATGTCATGCTAAATATCGATTATGAAAGTAAATTCAAGGTTTTCAAACAAATCTGTTGGGCTATAGTTGTTTATGTCGAGGACTGGACCATATCTTGAAAtgaaaaacacatacacacattaaTGTTGAGTTTTTATGGATGTGAAAATACAATATTATGAATGTCAAAGTTAGTGTTTGTCAACATTGTTTgtgttggattaaaaaaaaactagtgaaAACAGACTAAAATGGACAAAACGTTAAGAGAGATGCAGATGAATAATAAATATTGGGGTGATTTTAAGCAACCGATCTCAGATCACTTATTCGCTGTTTACATTTGGAGGTTTCAACTTGTAAGAATTAAAGAAGGACGACACTTGCTCAGGCAGCTCTGCCAGGACACTGTGCGTAAGTGCCACGCTGTTCCCctgcaaataacaaaaaaataataataagaataatcctAAATTCATGCTGAAAAAATGTTATGTGGCTTGCTACTTACGGAGAAACTTCTGAAAGGCACAAACTGTACAATGTCCCGTGCGGCGGCTTCCCCACTGGGTGAAAGCAGCAGTTTGTCATCACTGTCGAGGAACTCCATTTCGCGGAAGTCTGCGCCGCCGACCCCCACGATGATGATGGACATGGGCAGGCGGGAAGCCTCTACGATCGCCGCGCGTGTCAAGTCCATGTCTGTGATGACGCCATCGGTGATGATGAGCAGCACAAAGTATTGCTGCATGTGGAGCGCGGGAGGGGAAGAACATATTAGAAAACGTGTGCCAGAATTTTCAGCCTGCTAATAATATTTGGACACATTATAACAACTACTTACTGCAGCTTTATTCTGGTAAAGCCCTTGTCTGGCAAAGTGGGCAACATGGTTGATAATTGGGGAGAAGTTGGTTGGGCCCCAGAGCTTCAATTGGGGCAGACACTGCTGATAGGCACGCACCACACCCTCAATGCCTGCAATTATGTATATTCCCCACTAGGAGCAGTATCAAggtaggtgtttttttgttttttttttaaccagcgaACACGTTTTTGGCACACTAGAACTTACCATCACAGAATGGATTTGATGGATTAAAATTGACGGGAAACTCGTGGGAAACCTGTGTGTATAAGAGCATTAACAAAATACCTTCATGAGAGCAAgtcttggttaaaaaaaaaacaaaaaaaaaaacaataacttgTCTCTTGTAAGTAAAAGTGCAATCATAAACAAACGTTTTTCTCCCCCCTCATACCTGCCATGCTGGAGGGATCTGGGCTCCAAACCCAAAAACTGGGAATTTCTTGTGACTAAGAAGGGAATACGGTGAGTTTTTCcatccttttattttattttttttgtataaggcTTTACTGGTGTTGAAAATACAAGATAGACGAACCTGTCGTAGTCCTGGATGACATTTCCCACTGCCCAGATTGCTGACAGGTATTCATTATAGCCCTCAGGGTTGATATAGTGCAGGGAATTGGGTGAGTTGGGATCACCATTAGAACCAGTGAAGTCAATGGCAATCTGGCCAAagttcgcaaaaaaaaaaaaaagtattagtggtaaaaatgttttaaaaagtgtattaaaaaatgtatttctgatCTCACTGTGAAGTGAAGTTGGCAACCTCCCATGATATAATCCAGGAAGGTGTATTCCTTCTCAACCTAGAGGGGTTAGCACAAAACCTTTGTCTAATAATCCAGTTAACTGGAGCAATAAAGGTTAACAAATCACAAATTTACCTGACAGCGCTTAATGTAAATGACCCCAGAGTTTTTATAGTCTTTCTTCTTTAGCTTCTTTGGGTTAATGCAATCAAACTCAACCTGTCGAGACAGGAAACGAGCACAACACTGATGCAAAAACATGGACTAGAACGGCTAACAACTTAAACATTCTTACAGGGGAGACATGTGTTGCAGTTTGCATCTCTGCGAGGGTGGTTTTAAAACTTCCAATGAGACTGTGGGAGCCATTGACATGATGGTCATAACAGTCAAcctgaacacaaaaatatatctTGTTAAGACAATGATCTGCGATGCAGTACGAGACagtcaaaaaaatatgcaactaCGTAAgctaatatatacatttttcaatatatttgaaATGCCAGAAA
This genomic window from Festucalex cinctus isolate MCC-2025b chromosome 20, RoL_Fcin_1.0, whole genome shotgun sequence contains:
- the LOC144009031 gene encoding copine-3-like isoform X2, which codes for MKVGMAGVGTPRPGVPDCVTRVALSISCENLMDMDVLSKSDPQCVFYMNTSGSSWVEIGRTERIMNCLNPKFSKGFVIDYHFETVQKLKFEMFDIDDNVGCSLRDADFLGELECTLGQVVSSRNLMKPLVMKDKRPAGAGTITIHAEERTDNRVVRFEIAGRQLDKMSFFGKADPFLEFYKETETGWQLAHRTEVVKYTQNPAWRPSQIPIQALCGGDVEKSIKVDCYDYRSSGSHNIIGSFQTTLSQIQQATQTYAAEFECINRKKKQNKKSYKNSGIIVIKQCKIVKEYTFLDYIFGGCQINFTIAIDFTGSNGDPNSPQSLHYIHPHGYNEYLSAIMAVGNVIQDYDSDKMFPVLGFGAQIPPTWQVSHEFAVNFNPSNPFCEGIAGVVQAYQQCLPQVKLYGPTNFSPVINHVAHFARQALQQHVASQYFVLLIITDGVITDMDQTRDAVVKASSLPMSIIIVGVGKADFGAMEFLDGDDGLLRSPTGEVAMRDIVQFVPFRQFQKAGPAALAQSVLAELPDQVASFFNLFDLKPPADPSPS
- the LOC144009031 gene encoding copine-3-like isoform X3, encoding MAGVGTPRPGVPDCVTRVALSISCENLMDMDVLSKSDPQCVFYMNTSGSSWVEIGRTERIMNCLNPKFSKGFVIDYHFETVQKLKFEMFDIDDNVGCSLRDADFLGELECTLGQVVSSRNLMKPLVMKDKRPAGAGTITIHAEERTDNRVVRFEIAGRQLDKMSFFGKADPFLEFYKETETGWQLAHRTEVVKYTQNPAWRPSQIPIQALCGGDVEKSIKVDCYDYRSSGSHNIIGSFQTTLSQIQQATQTYAAEFECINRKKKQNKKSYKNSGIIVIKQCKIVKEYTFLDYIFGGCQINFTIAIDFTGSNGDPNSPQSLHYIHPHGYNEYLSAIMAVGNVIQDYDSDKMFPVLGFGAQIPPTWQVSHEFAVNFNPSNPFCEGIAGVVQAYQQCLPQVKLYGPTNFSPVINHVAHFARQALQQHVASQYFVLLIITDGVITDMDQTRDAVVKASSLPMSIIIVGVGKADFGAMEFLDGDDGLLRSPTGEVAMRDIVQFVPFRQFQKAGPAALAQSVLAELPDQVASFFNLFDLKPPADPSPS
- the LOC144009031 gene encoding copine-3-like isoform X1 yields the protein MWSQTGDPGSKNERTGHRPQPYEFYRRYAALRLGMAGVGTPRPGVPDCVTRVALSISCENLMDMDVLSKSDPQCVFYMNTSGSSWVEIGRTERIMNCLNPKFSKGFVIDYHFETVQKLKFEMFDIDDNVGCSLRDADFLGELECTLGQVVSSRNLMKPLVMKDKRPAGAGTITIHAEERTDNRVVRFEIAGRQLDKMSFFGKADPFLEFYKETETGWQLAHRTEVVKYTQNPAWRPSQIPIQALCGGDVEKSIKVDCYDYRSSGSHNIIGSFQTTLSQIQQATQTYAAEFECINRKKKQNKKSYKNSGIIVIKQCKIVKEYTFLDYIFGGCQINFTIAIDFTGSNGDPNSPQSLHYIHPHGYNEYLSAIMAVGNVIQDYDSDKMFPVLGFGAQIPPTWQVSHEFAVNFNPSNPFCEGIAGVVQAYQQCLPQVKLYGPTNFSPVINHVAHFARQALQQHVASQYFVLLIITDGVITDMDQTRDAVVKASSLPMSIIIVGVGKADFGAMEFLDGDDGLLRSPTGEVAMRDIVQFVPFRQFQKAGPAALAQSVLAELPDQVASFFNLFDLKPPADPSPS
- the LOC144009032 gene encoding copine-3-like isoform X1, whose translation is MASGGVPTGTSNWPSRVELTISCENLMDMDVFSKSDPLCALYINSSDSRWHELGRTEMILNCLNPKFAKKFVIDYYFETVQRVKFCVYDIDNDTYDLGDDDFLGELECTLGQIVSNKQMTRPLMLKDGRLAGRGTITISAEEISDTRVANFEVSARRLDKKFLWWSDPFLEFYKRTDTGWQLAHRTEVIHDNLNPTWRPFRISLRSLCGGNVETTIKVDCYDHHVNGSHSLIGSFKTTLAEMQTATHVSPVEFDCINPKKLKKKDYKNSGVIYIKRCQVEKEYTFLDYIMGGCQLHFTIAIDFTGSNGDPNSPNSLHYINPEGYNEYLSAIWAVGNVIQDYDSHKKFPVFGFGAQIPPAWQVSHEFPVNFNPSNPFCDGIEGVVRAYQQCLPQLKLWGPTNFSPIINHVAHFARQGLYQNKAAQYFVLLIITDGVITDMDLTRAAIVEASRLPMSIIIVGVGGADFREMEFLDSDDKLLLSPSGEAAARDIVQFVPFRSFSGNSVALTHSVLAELPEQVSSFFNSYKLKPPNVNSE
- the LOC144009032 gene encoding copine-3-like isoform X2, with translation MASGGVPTGTSNWPSRVELTISCENLMDMDVFSKSDPLCALYINSSDSRWHELGRTEMILNCLNPKFAKKFVIDYYFETVQRVKFCVYDIDNDTYDLGDDDFLGELECTLGQIVSNKQMTRPLMLKDGRLAGRGTITISAEEISDTRVANFEVSARRLDKKFLWWSDPFLEFYKRTDTGWQLAHRTEVIHDNLNPTWRPFRISLRSLCGGNVETTIKVEFDCINPKKLKKKDYKNSGVIYIKRCQVEKEYTFLDYIMGGCQLHFTIAIDFTGSNGDPNSPNSLHYINPEGYNEYLSAIWAVGNVIQDYDSHKKFPVFGFGAQIPPAWQVSHEFPVNFNPSNPFCDGIEGVVRAYQQCLPQLKLWGPTNFSPIINHVAHFARQGLYQNKAAQYFVLLIITDGVITDMDLTRAAIVEASRLPMSIIIVGVGGADFREMEFLDSDDKLLLSPSGEAAARDIVQFVPFRSFSGNSVALTHSVLAELPEQVSSFFNSYKLKPPNVNSE